In a genomic window of Paramicrobacterium chengjingii:
- a CDS encoding GntR family transcriptional regulator, with translation MPRSVYDRLRADIISGEFMPGDGLGETALGKRYGTSRTPIREALHRLELDLLVERTPRGMQVKGSTPEEILDIYEVRIDLEGLAARAAAKRRTDLDLARIHAARDEMSNLADAELRADTNRGFHESIWAASHNQTLIDQLERLSVHLLRYPTTTLSVEDRWESALSEHDELISAIADRDSDAAEQIAEQHMSRARDIRLQLYAQQR, from the coding sequence ATGCCGAGGAGCGTTTACGATCGGCTGCGCGCTGACATCATTTCGGGCGAGTTTATGCCGGGTGACGGCCTTGGTGAGACTGCACTCGGGAAGCGCTACGGCACGAGCAGAACCCCCATTCGTGAAGCTCTTCACCGGTTGGAACTGGACCTGCTCGTCGAGCGGACCCCACGGGGAATGCAGGTGAAGGGGAGCACCCCAGAAGAGATTCTCGATATCTACGAGGTGCGAATCGATCTCGAGGGGCTCGCAGCTCGGGCAGCGGCAAAAAGGCGCACCGACTTGGACCTCGCCCGCATTCACGCGGCGCGAGACGAAATGTCGAATCTGGCGGACGCAGAGCTCCGCGCAGACACGAACAGAGGGTTTCACGAGTCGATCTGGGCGGCGAGTCACAATCAGACGCTTATTGACCAACTTGAGCGGCTGAGTGTGCACCTGCTTCGCTACCCAACAACCACCTTGTCGGTGGAGGACCGCTGGGAGTCCGCCCTCTCGGAACACGATGAGCTTATTTCGGCCATTGCCGATCGCGATTCGGATGCCGCAGAGCAAATTGCGGAGCAGCACATGTCGCGCGCCCGTGACATCAGGCTGCAGCTGTATGCGCAGCAGCGCTGA